Proteins from one Triticum aestivum cultivar Chinese Spring chromosome 7A, IWGSC CS RefSeq v2.1, whole genome shotgun sequence genomic window:
- the LOC123150433 gene encoding probable folate-biopterin transporter 2, which yields MSPQPPHDFPEDKGEANVLIEEARGSAPAKEAGAGGAVGWVLSPVAWFRMLVRELHWSFVLGVVATYGISQGLGGGISRVASDYYWKDVQKVQPSAAQVYHGVTSIPWLVKPVWGLLTDVLPVAGYRRRPYFVLAGIMGVIAMLIVSLHSKLHVMFALLALMSGSASVAIADVTIDACVAENSLIHPHLAADMMSLNGFCSSVGGLIGFSISGFLVHAIGSQGTLGILTIPSALVILAGILLKDVHIPNFPYGQAHKKFVEASGKMLRTLKCPEVWRPCFYMYMSLALSVDIQEGMFYWYTDPSAGPSFSEGFIGFIFAIGSVGSLVGVILYQNILRDHSFRSVLCSSQLLLSLSGMLDLILVLRLNLKLGIPDYYFAVIDEGVAKMINRIKWMPLLVLSSKLCPPGIEGTFFALLMSIDNIGVLSASWIGGLLLHLLRITRTEFKNLWAAILIRNVMRLLPLALLFLVPRSDPNSNILPADLLAEYDGAEARRIENVELTSLTVDKNPSADASLQECKTQEHLDVGQDDDEASLLANRG from the exons ATGTCGCCTCAGCCGCCCCACGACTTCCCCGAGGACAAGGGGGAGGCCAATGTGCTCATCGAGGAGGCCCGGGGGTCGGCGCCGGCCAAGGAGGCAGGGGCGGGCGGCGCCGTGGGCTGGGTGCTGTCACCGGTGGCGTGGTTCCGGATGCTGGTCAGGGAGCTGCACTGGAGCTTCGTGCTCGGCGTGGTGGCCACCTACGGCATCAgccaggggctcgggggcggcaTCTCGCGCGTCGCCTCCGACTACTACTGGAAGGACGTGCAGAAGGTGCAGCCGTCGGCGGCGCAGGTGTACCACGGCGTCACGTCCATCCCCTGGCTGGTCAAGCCGGTCTGGGGCCTGCTCACCGACGTGCTCCCCGTCGCCGGCTACCGGCGCCGGCCCTACTTCGTCCTTGCAG GCATAATGGGAGTGATTGCTATGCTTATAGTCTCTCTACACAGCAAGCTTCATGTGATGTTCGCATTATTGGCATTGATGTCTGGGAGTGCAAGTGTAGCAATAGCTGATGTAACTATAGACGCCTGTGTGGCCGAAAACAGTCTAATACACCCTCATCTCGCGGCTGACATGATGAGCTTAAATGGCTTCTGTTCATCTGTTGGAGGTCTTATTGGATTCTCAATAAGTGGTTTTCTTGTTCATGCAATTGGATCACAG GGAACCCTTGGCATTTTAACTATACCTTCTGCCTTGGTAATTTTAGCTGGAATACTGCTAAAGGATGTCCATATCCCCAACTTCCCATACGGGCAG GCTCATAAGAAGTTTGTAGAAGCCAGTGGAAAAATGTTAAGGACCTTAAAATGCCCTGAAGTATGGCGGCCATGTTTTTACATGTACATGTCGCTTGCTCTCAGTGTGGATATTCAAGAAGGAATGTTCTACTGGTACACAGATCCAAGTGCAGGGCCATCTTTCTCTGAG GGATTCATTGGGTTTATCTTCGCAATTGGTTCGGTGGGATCTCTTGTTGGAGTTATACTTTATCAAAATATTCTTAGGGACCACTCTTTTCGCAGCGTTCTTTGTTCAAGTCAGTTGCTACTAAGCCTGTCAGGAATGCTTGATCTGATCTTGGTGCTTCGTCTAAATCTAAAACTTGGGATACCTGATTACTACTTCGCTGTGATCGACGAGGGGGTCGCCAAGATGATCAACCGCATTAAGTGGATGCCTCTTTTGGTGCTCAGCTCAAAGCTTTGCCCACCTGGCATCGAGGGCACATTCTTCGCGCTGCTCATGTCCATTGACAATATTGGCGTGCTGTCAGCATCTTGGATCGGTGGGCTACTCCTTCATTTGTTAAGGATCACAAGAACAGAGTTCAAAAACCTTTGGGCCGCGATCTTGATCCGAAATGTGATGAGGCTACTACCGTTGGCACTGCTATTCTTGGTGCCGAGAAGTGACCCGAATTCTAACATCCTTCCTGCTGATTTGCTGGCTGAGTATGACGGTGCTGAGGCTCGACGAATCGAGAACGTCGAGCTAACCTCTCTTACCGTCGACAAGAATCCGAGCGCCGATGCCTCGCTCCAGGAATGCAAAACCCAGGAGCATCTTGATGTAGGGCAAGATGACGACGAGGCTTCGTTACTCGCCAACAGGGGCTGA